From the genome of Neodiprion pinetum isolate iyNeoPine1 chromosome 3, iyNeoPine1.2, whole genome shotgun sequence, one region includes:
- the snf gene encoding U1 small nuclear ribonucleoprotein A — protein MDIRPNNTIYINNLNEKINKDELQKSLYAIFSQFGQILDIVALKTLKMRGQAFVIFKEIASATNALRSMQGFPFYDKPMRIQYAKTDSDLIAKRKGTFAERPKKPKRVVPAAEEEAKRAKKRAKEQAKHSQQVGYHSGVPQHTGMANTAVPEQPPNQILFLTNLPDETSEMMLSMLFNQFPGFKEVRLVPNRHDIAFVEFENEVQSGAAKDALQGFKITPSHAMKISFAKK, from the exons ATGGATATAAGGCCAAACAACACGATCTATATAAACAATTTGAATGAGAAGATAAACAAAGATGAGCTGCAAAAGTCGCTCTATGCAATTTTCTCGCAGTTTGGTCAAATTCTTGATATCGTTGCATTGAAAACGCTGAAAATGCGTGGCCAGGCATTCGTCATATTCAAAGAGATCGCCAGCGCTACTAACGCCCTTCGATCCATGCAAGGTTTCCCGTTTTACGATAAACCAATG AGAATACAGTATGCGAAAACGGACAGTGATCTAATAGCTAAGAGAAAGGGCACGTTTGCTGAACGACCAAAGAAACCTAAGCGGGTTGTACCTGCTGCAGAGGAGGAAGCGAAACGTGCGAAAAAGCGTGCCAAGGAGCAGGCTAAACACTCTCAGCAAGTCGGCTATCATTCCGGAGTTCCTCAGCACACAGGAATGGCGAACACTGCAGTGCCCGAGCAACCGCCAAACCAGATTCTGTTCCTGACCAATCTGCCTGACGAAACCAGCGAAATGATGTTGTCCATGTTGTTCAATCAATTCCCAGGCTTCAAGGAGGTCAGATTAGTACCAAACAGACACGACATTGCCTTTGTTGAGTTTGAAAACGAGGTGCAATCTGGCGCGGCAAAGGATGCACTTCAAGGGTTCAAAATAACGCCGTCGCATgcaatgaaaatatcatttgCTAAGAAATAG
- the LOC124214786 gene encoding ninjurin-B-like — translation MSTENGARNPNINHNEKPREVRLGLEGIGGTTKPKDPVNLDEVNKMTRTSVLNGVQFTGHDDNDSRRSRSVKPTNYAARKTVAQGMMDIALLTSNANQLKSLIEYQSHVKTYLFVMVLICVSLVLQITVGVTLIFKGRFDSKFKDKAAAARVNKYIMTAVFLITVINIFIAVFSTGGNSPGNIPSTAIDATRNNS, via the exons ATGAGTACCGAGAATGGTGCGAGGAATCCGAACATTAATCATAACGAAAAACCCCGTGAGGTACGGCTTGGACTGGAGGGTATTGGTGGAACAACGAAGCCTAAGGACCCGGTAAATTTGGATGAAGTTAACAAAATGACCAGAACTTCGGTGTTGAACGGAGTGCAATTCACCGGTCATGACGATAACGATTCGCGGCGAAGTCGATCGGTAAAACCGACGAATTATGCCGCGAGGAAGACCGTGGCTCAGGGTATGATGGACATTGCGCTTCTCACATCCAACGCGAATCAACTCAAGAGTCTAATCGAGTACCAAAGTCATGTCAAGACGTACCTCTTCGTGATGGTTCTGATATGCGTCAGTCTTGTACTGCAG ATCACTGTAGGCGTCACGCTCATTTTCAAAGGCCGTTTCGACTCAAAGTTTAAGGACAAGGCTGCCGCGGCgagagtaaataaatatataatgacCGCAGTGTTCCTGATAACggtgataaatatatttatcgcAGTATTCAGCACCGGTGGTAATTCGCCCGGAAATATACCCAGTACCGCAATAGACGCTACCAGAAATAACTCTTAA